Proteins encoded in a region of the Scomber scombrus chromosome 16, fScoSco1.1, whole genome shotgun sequence genome:
- the smim12 gene encoding small integral membrane protein 12 translates to MWPILWTAMRTYAPYVTFPVAFVVGAVGYHLEWFIRGTPNPREEEKSIVELREERKLQEQVGLDSTQVLSLKDKLEFTPKAALNRNRPEKS, encoded by the coding sequence ATGTGGCCTATATTATGGACAGCGATGCGGACCTACGCCCCTTACGTCACATTCCCTGTGGCGTTTGTGGTCGGAGCAGTGGGCTACCACCTGGAGTGGTTTATCAGGGGGACCCCCAATCCtcgagaggaggagaagagcaTCGTGGAgctgagggaggagaggaagctgCAGGAACAAGTGGGGTTGGACAGCACCCAGGTGCTTAGCCTCAAAGATAAACTGGAGTTCACACCCAAAGCAGCTCTAAACAGGAACCGACCCGAAAAGAGCTAA